One Bombus pyrosoma isolate SC7728 linkage group LG7, ASM1482585v1, whole genome shotgun sequence genomic window carries:
- the LOC122569433 gene encoding uncharacterized protein LOC122569433 isoform X2, whose amino-acid sequence MRSFHTSNRIFCRFVSKGHHDGGFSAREISMYILQQMREEFPTIMANVHYKVLKKKWSNLLQQYKELKNPVHGDRNNVDDVSWPFYNAIDEVLGYDRGSTPIGDEYIDPHEFLCVSVTPEEPTSSVDALPAQSNPEIDRRINDSFPERRLRALSANCTIEIQKVRPSGVNRQMNKNFAKRKRNTRNVAVAMPRLPRATELTIEKVTSETDCSKDLSRLRGRDAASTQEDKERLERNEDQGMPRKSRKSRMAAPYYDDRDSRTDRRIEQIFEYIKRRDEENRSIMVRVMHAVESIANKL is encoded by the exons GTATATTTTGCAACAGATGAGAGAAGAATTTCCTACTATAATGGCTAACGTACATTACAAAGTGCTGAAGAAGAAATGGTCGAACCTGTTGCAGCAGTACAAA GAACTGAAGAATCCGGTTCACGGAGACAGAAACAATGTGGATGACGTTTCATGGCCGTTTTACAATGCGATCGATGAGGTTCTTGGATACGATCGAGGATCTACGCCGATCGGCGATGAGTACATCGATCCCCACGAATTCCTTTGCGTCTCCGTGACACCGGAAGAGCCCACCTCGTCCGTGGACGCACTTCCTGCGCAATCTAATCCGGAAATCGATCGTCGAATCAACGATTCGTTTCCGGAACGGAGGTTAAGGGCGCTTAGTGCCAATTGCACGATTGAGATCCAGAAAGTACGACCTTCCGGTGTTAACAG ACAgatgaacaaaaattttgcaaagaGGAAACGAAATACGCGGAATGTCGCGGTTGCGATGCCACGGCTACCACGTGCCACAGAACTAACGATTGAGAAAGTGACGTCAGAGACGGACTGCAGCAAGGATTTATCCAGACTACGTGGAAGAGACGCCGCGTCGACTCAAGAAGACAAAGAGAGGTTAGAGCGTAACGAGGATCAAGGGATGCCGAGAAAGTCACGAAAAAGCCGTATGGCAGCACCGTATTATGATGATCGCGATTCACGAACCGATCGCCGTATAGAGCAGATCTTTGAATATATCAAACGACGAGACGAAGAGAATAGATCTATCATGGTACGAGTGATGCACGCGGTAGAGAGTATTGCTAACAAGCTATGA